The Maylandia zebra isolate NMK-2024a linkage group LG4, Mzebra_GT3a, whole genome shotgun sequence genome segment gaagtttggtccgtttacagcagtGGTggcaaactcaaatacacagtgggccaaaattcaaaactggaacaaagtcgcgggctaacgttaatatttattgaaatatatttattcctccagatataagaatgaatcttttcttatggactcaaacacgttttgctgaaaaactgaatatggaacaagcaaagcttaatactaaacaatatatatattagctgtataataccagtaggccagctctaatagtaatttggtatggcttcgcgggccaaatgtaattaggttgcgggccaaatttggcccacgggccagagtttgacacctatggtttacagcaggggtgtcaaactccaggcctcgagggccggtgtcctgcaggttttagagctcacactgggtcaacacacctgaatcaaatgatcagttgattaccaggcctctggagaacttcaagagatgttgaggaggtcatttagccatttgaatcagctgtgttggatcaaggacacatttaaaacctgcaggacaccggccctcgaggcctggagttcgacacctgtggtttacagcatcctgccatgcgattgcatttgtctctaaccatcaggaaccctcacgttaacttttatcgagtggaaaagtgttagtgttcgtcctccagcttcactgtgtttatgctaacacagctgtgtcgctagcgatcatgtagcacatcattatataccagctagcctaacttcagtaaccctacaaacgtcactgctgtttagtttcctgtctccatttatgttggaagtgataacagagctgtacgttttaatttgttcagaaatctctcagtcagaacatgctatatcatgcttaggcaCTAGCAAAACCAGTGAGCTACCTtccgctaacttcctgctaacttcctgttaacttctaactccgttaaatataataaattctgttttcatggatgcctggatgttaaactcaattgttacacctggtaaagcagcaacactgatcgttttattaaagatgaaagaatttagactgtttttaactctcagtgatgtcgcagtgttcgtttgactttgggtcCTGAaggacggagtttaggacccagattactcccagatttaagagcaccTTAGTCCAAAAAATAtggcaataacgacggccgcttgcatgttctacaaaaaaatggtgctttgttgtgtatccgacggacaaacaccaaaccagttccacaccactgaagttgcagcatttttacaaaccagttctggttcatgtgtttcactcaacgatccgctttcccccttctcattctctatcGCCACCATGtgggtatgaaaacaaaggcactgcgcatgcgcactttacccatattctatcgcgatatttaatttttttatcgttgcccaacattaaaCCAGTATTACCATGAACAGTATAATGTGGCACAGCCATAGGTGGGCTGGTAGGAATGCTGCGGAGGGAGGAGAGAATGGGTTAGCCAGAGTCTAGAGTGAGATGTACACTTACAGAGAGAGTCGAAACCATCCTACCGGGCGATGTGGTGACAAGAAGCAGGTAGTAAGCGACGTAACAGGCGTGTCTTTTCCTCTGTAGAGCTAACACTCCTGCTGTTTTACTTCTGTACTCCTGTGCATACGTCAAGGATGTCACAATcacattttacagcatccaTGTTATATTAGAGATACTTTAGTCCCAGCAAAGTAGtgtactgttgttgtttgctcCATTGCAACAAAACATGCAATGACATACTGAATTGCACCAGTTTTTAGGACGTCTATCTTTTACTTTCTGTGGGTTTTTCACTGCTTCTCTGCGATCAGATGAATTGTGCACACTATTTGCTcttccacagctttattttttagtcTTTGAATGTTCCCATCACTTCTGTGATGACAAAAGTCATGATTATGCCATAGTCAGTCTATTTATATAGACCAAAGGCTCATCAGCAGATCCAAACCGACAGAAAGGCCACGGTTTCCTAAGAATAGAGCACTTACATTCACATTGAAATGTCCTGTAACGTAGACACCGTTATCATGGTTTTGTTAACCTTAAAGAACAAAACTATGTgcctgtttaaatatttatggtctgtataTACATTAATAATATTTACCATTAAAGGCAGTTTACTTTATACCTAGATCATCGATCACAGTGCATCGATCGGCTTCCTGCTTTACTTCCTCATTGATGACTGAGATGCTGCAATTAGTCCTCCAAAATATTAAGCAGGGTGCACGCCATCCCATCAGTTTCCATACTCCTGACATAGAGTGAGATTTCCTGAAGCCTTGCTATTTATAGCTGCAGGAGGCAGCTTCTAGCTTCTCCCTGGAGGAAGCTGtccttgtttttgtcttcatcaaaaaaccttaaaatctaaaaatacagACACCAGGTTCTTTGTTGGGCTTCTCTTTGTGGTTTGCTGTGGCTTTGCATCTGCTCTGCATCCCTGACCATCAATGTCACCAACATGTGTTCAATGATCAGCCAGTTCACCTCTGAGGGACTTTGGTCTATTCAAACTGGCTGAGATGCTGTGGCTTAAAAAGGCGGTTCAGACTTGAAAACCCTCCGATGGGCTGAATTATAACTCTAATAAGAATAAATAGCTACATTTACAACCTGCatgttgtgtttacttgtgttgtctgtgtctaatattaacattttgttgatgatctgaaacattcaaatgtaacatttttggaTTCATTCCTGTGGAGCTCAGGTCGGCACTCCCAGTCAGCGAGCCAtggcatgtatgtatgtgtatgtggagACATGCGTCTGTATGCACGCATGCATACATGTAtttatacatacatgtatgcatGTGCGTGTATGTTTGTATGGGTGTATCCGTATGTTTGCAGGTGCATGTATAACTTGTACATATTGttcttgtgtaaatgtaaatttgtctGTGATTGTGTAAATACTTCACACACATGGAGAAATGTCAAACagcctttcattgttcttgtaacagtgacaataaaagctattctattctattctattctattgctCTGTCATGCATTCTTGCATCTCTTGCCTGCAAGCACACTTTGCAGAGTGCACTCTGTAGTTTATTTTACATAATAGTTAATACAGTACTTGTATTTAAGTGTATTTCGGTTTAGTTTTTTACATCTCATAGCACTGCAAACACTTATAAAGCATAAAGTTTACTGAGAACCGATTAgtaattagggatgggtaccggtgtccggtgccatgatggcaccggttctgacataaacagtggtaaccagactgaaaggcagcgcacatttcggtgctttatttctgtgctttttttttcctgagctgtcatacactttagattctagccaatcattttatgtttccgaggatagtaggcgggcccaggtacgtacgttcttttagagcagagctacagattaaaaatgcccaaggcgaagcggtcaaagtctggctgtacttcacagcagaagatgcaaactcagcagcaacaagtgctttaagctgatactgtgatactgtcaaaggaggtaacacctcgaatctgatgacacacctggcgacgcatagcattttttttaaaagccgagaaatgcgccgtatttgatagcttgctgcgagacctcacaccgtgcacatctactgcgggtgtggtgcctgttatcggacccggagttagcaacatcccccaaaaacccgaagaggagagtcctggcccctagccctgccagtgtagcagaaatgatgaggatgatgatgcagcagcagccgttcttctctgcgtgagtagcttcatgttgttcgtgtgtaatttacgttgagtaggctaaccacgttattacattaatgcatgtaaggtgaactagcaaacatcatcatagctacatgcggctgtcttcttgtttgatggcagatactcccttcaccctggccaaaaaagctaaaatgaccaaagaaaaagagggaaacagctaaacatgagaggtttttggacaaagtttgtgttttttccattgtttaagcactgcttccagccaagagtgataccatatatgccccatagctgcagaaaaggctaacattgttatctttttacaaaaaacagctgaacatgagaggtttttggaccaattttgtgttctccattcgttaagcaccggtttgagcaccgtttaagcaccggcaccatttcaaaagtaacggtttggcaccggtatcggataaaacctaaacgatacccatccctattagtAATAAGAGCCTTCTTGTAGTTCCACTAAACTGCACGATAAATCATAGAAGTAATTCAGACAGGGaattttacagtggggcaaaaaagtatttagtcagccaccgattgtgcaagttcccccacctaaaatgatgacagaggtcagtaatttgcaccagaggtacacgtcaactgtgagagacagaatgtgaaaaaaaaatccatgaattcacatggtaggatttgtaaagaatgtaAGTAatggtaatggtaaatggtaaatgcactggttcttatatagcacttatATAGCACTCTTCTACCCTCCCTAAGCACTAAACCAGTTCCAGAGCATCTAATAAAAGCACTGGCAGCAACAGGGGCCAGTATCCCGCCCAAGGTGACTTTGGcacgcagactggagcagccgggGATCGAACTACCGACTGACgtcctgagccacagtcgcctCTTTTCCAGTAGAACATAACTGCCTCAGCTCAACTTGACTCTACTCGACTCTGTTTCTCAGTTACAGTTGAGCACCACCTCAGTGTGGGTGGGGCTGTTACAGCAACACAACCTGAAAGTCCCGTGATGTCATTTGTATGTGACGCAAACACAACAAGCGATGACATCCCGGTGATGGAACATCTGCACCCCGTCACTGGACTTCCTGTGTAGCCGTTTCCCTCGTTGCCAGGCAGGTTTGAGTCTTGAAGGGTTCGCTCTCATAACTGATCcagtgatgtcacttcctggcCATCAGTGGCATGTATCTGGGACACAAACTGGGCTTGGAACTGGGTGAGAGATGAAACTCTGAGAAGCTCTTCAGACGACGCTGACCTGCATGACTGAGGACCTGCACAGACTTGCTGCCTCGCTCTTTGTGAGGAACGTCCTTCAGGAGTATGAAAGGGAAACTAGCAGTTTATTGAAACCAGCTCCGCTTCAACCTCAGATGCACACAAAGTAGACTCGTTCCCCAAAAGTTTGCACTTTGGATCCCAGGTATCGAACCAGCAACCCTCTGATTAGCAGATGAGCCAGTCGGGCTACAGCTaccctacgtgtgtgtgtgtgttgcctttTCATTCACATAATCCATCTTATCTCTAATGAAAAAGCCAAATGAAATCCTCAGATTTGCCCCTCAGGTTCCCACAGTGTTCAGGTCACACCAGGCCACAGTCCCACATTTGAGCCACGACTGTGGGTCACACAGAGGACAGAGCATGTCCTTTagccttctttgtttttggattGTGTGCCACAGAGTCTCCCTGAAGATGATTTTGGCACGTTTGCTGAGATTGTTTGAAAAACAAGCTAAAGAACACGTCCAcgatgtgacagcagctgtgggcCTCGATGGAGCCCACGTTTGTCCTGGAGGCGTCCTCTGTGGAGCGAGGCCGGCTCACATGGTTCAGTCTGAACAGGGTGAAGCTCCAGCTTTGACCTCATTAACTTCCAGTAGTGGAAAAGCAGCTGTAGCTGCATTTTTCATCACTATTGATGGGATGCTGCTGGGACCTGCTGTTAGTGGGAGCTCAAAGCCTGAGGCCATCATTAagatctgtgtgggtctgtgtgggtctgtgtgtgtgtgggacacTCACTGAGTAGTAGTCGACTGACCGACCCAAACACGGTGACTTCATATCACAGGAAATATTCAGCTCAGGCTTCTGTCTGACGCTTTGCTGTCTCACATTTAAATCACAAAGGTTGTTTCTACAAACACCCACTCATCTATCGTCCTCTTTCACACCGGTCACAGACCCACTGCTGAACTcacaatatcatttattttccttgtgtttGATTGGTGGtacagttgttttattttgtgtgtttgttacacAGGAAAGCTGTTATTGATCAGTTTGAGAGTAAAACAGAAATTGTGCGTGTAAATGTGGAGATTGCAGTCGTTTCATGCTGTAACCTACAAAATGCTTTGTGCAGACGAGTCAGTGGCAACGTGTGGCAACTATTCTGGTTTGCCAGCGACGTTTCCAGATAAACACTGGTGGCAGCTGCTGCCATGGCAACACCATTGTGCTCCCTCCTTCCCTCGctcgtctcccctccctctccccaaccACTCCTCTCTCTCATGCTCCGCCGGCTCAGAGAGCgaggaccagagaggagagaggtcaGCTCGATTCAgaggacagaaagaagaaaggaataaCCCGGAGTGGACGGGGACAGGATGAGCGAGGACAGCCACTCCCACTACAGGCTGGACCCCAGCGATCGCCTCAATGGGCTgggacagaggaggaagagacccAAGAAGGTAAACGAATAGATGGAGCGCCACGTGGTGCAAAGTGTGTAAGGATGGAGCACCCCACCCtgcaaaaagagaaaggaggTGGGGTTAGGTGAGGTTTGTTTATGTGCAGACGAGCGTCCACATGATGTTAGGAGCACCGAACCATCTCTCACCCCGTCGTCTCCTGTGGAGTGTGTGGCTGCTCCCCCACAGCAGTTGTATCCTCTCTCATATCCTCTGTCTCCTGGTGTTGTGTTGCTCCACAGTGAGTCGTAGTAGGAGGCTCACATGCTGGCAGGGTGGGTCCCTGCTCGCTCTTTGTGTGCCTGTCGTTGGGGGTTTTGGTGTTTGCAGCTATCAGGAGGTTTGTGTTGTAGCCTGACGTGAGAAGTGttgttattatcatcatttttaacatttctgcacCGCTacaataaacagacacacacccatCAGCCTGTTTACAGATCTATACGCCCATAAAGACGTGAAACACACATTGCACAAATCTACTATAACGTGTTCATATGTGTTATAAAATAAAGAGGTAAAGTATTAGCTGTTCAGGTTGATTCATAAATATGACCTCAGCACGTGAAATCCTTCTGCTGACATCCCTAAAAGCTCGTCAGACCAACGAAGCCGTACAACACAAATAACCAGACCAAACCAGGGTTGTGCGTCTGTTGTTGAGAACATTGTCAGTAAACCACAGTGACGTCCTACAGAGGACTCgtgttgtcattatttttgtgtatgtcGTGTGAGCTGAGAGCTGTAACCAAAGGTAGTGAGCGCGTCGGCCTTTAACGTCGCGGCTGGTTGTGCGATCGCGTCGCCGCTGAACTCGTGAGAGTTTGTCTCAGGGATCTTTACATTTGAAGTCAGGTGAACATCCAGTGAACTAACCGAACATTCAGGAGCAGTTTACTCTCATGAATGTCAGACAAACTgaggtttgtgtgtcagttagattctttaagtcattaaagtgtctctgttaggAAAAGCATCTGTTTCCTCCACTTCTGCAGAACTGCATGACCCGTAGCATCATTGCAGGAAGTATCCTGTGACAATGAGTGACTGCACATCATCATTATCAACACATAAACCTGTGGTCTGGACCTGCAGTTCTTATTTTTACTGTCTGGTTTTGTGTAAAGCAGCACTTCAGTAAGCACCTGTGAAGCACACAGTCATAGTCGAGTAAGGAAGCGAtccatatgtgaaacatattccACGTCTACAGGATAGTGGAGGTTACATGGGTCAACCTGGCAAACTGTACCAGCACATGTGATCACACTGATAGCAGAACACAGGTATGTGAGTCTCTACGACGAGGTCAGAAACCAGTAACAAATGTTTCATGTGATTCGTTTTTCTCCAGTTTGTCTGCAGTGAACCTTAAATACTCACTGAACCAGCTGTTTCCtgatgtggtgacgtgtgtcggtgatgaagccaacactctgtccagtgttgggcaagttacttgaaaaaagtaatcagtaactaattactgattacttcccccaaaaagtaatcccgttactttactgattacttattttcaaaagtaattagttacagGCAGCAGTGCTGAACCTACCAGTGTAAATGTGATGGTGGAAGCAGAGGCCAGCACTTGGCAGtgctaaacacaataaaagactcacaagttcctgctcaaaggtcagctgccttcagatcaatcattaacctgcagcaggttgtggcctgatgtgtttgtaagagtttcactttcaggaggagaagatttaaacgagtcacacaaatgtgaactacaaagtctgtgacacacaatttatgcaaactgcagtaaatctgacctgaagaaatccagtcttctgcctgttgtggttgtgacagctgctcgtaggagagtttgtttgtaggaggtggagatgttctcagatcaagtgcgtaatcgtctctttgtgtagacgctaaaagctgtgagccaaaactctctgctctgaaactcttcactcagtcctcacgctgagagtttagaggctgaacttcttgttcctccataacacttttcatgaaacagcagaaatgagcttgtgtttctcagcagtgcgcacacagagaaccgatcctctctgctcagtctgaacaaatcaaagtgaaacgtcagtgaaaacacagctgctgatcaaactgtgtcagattaatgcctcaatgtttcactgtgacgttaaaaaatacataaaaatgatttaaagaagtaggaggcagattttcacaataagagcactttgtttttaattcagttaatgtcaaactgtcatcaacacctctgtgttgtctccgtctctgagcagattcaggcattactcaaataataaaggctttctttcactattatacttttcattagtctccaggttgatgattataaacagaattattaaagtttttatcatttcaggctgaaaatcaacatgaatttggttctaatcaaagaagctcctttaatgtgtgtcattaaaatcctcacacagacttaaaaaggcgacattaacattaaactaaatgaaagaagcttcagctgagagcttcatgcagtcatcatcagcagctcatagcagtcacagctctttattacgcagctttgcaggaattaaagtggctgaagtgtcagagtttgtgtgagaagctgcttcatggacagctgtacacacgtctttattatttcttcataaatcaaacacacaggtttgtctgcagatgatttaaagtgtgtcgttgtgcagttaaagctgttggtgtgacgccctgacctcctgtgaatgaaacagccaatcagatccatcagagagagagcaggaagtgttgtgtgtttgtgacagaacaaggaaacagtgatgatgatgaacataaaggtcctctgatgtttcctgttacagtaacgcttgttcatctgttgctctcctacactttcctataaataaaggagaaaaagtccgtttagtttcatttcctacagctcagagttacacttcacattcctgctgtcacatcaaaaagcttcactttggtccaacatctacatgttaacatgaaacacagacagactcagaacatctggaacatctgcactttgacccaaactgttatagcaggatattttctgcatatttcttatgttggacctgtttgaactgtaaatgacctgtaatcatctgtaaatggtgtgagacacactgaggccacctacagggcagctggggaacagcagggatctgaaatcatacgagacgttagtgagtgagaagaacaaacggacttaagatggctcgaagtgatcaaagttgatctaaaacagaagataaatccactgattctttgtaaagttcatctgctgctcacatgaatccatgaaagatttatttcactgaatgtttcttcaaagctcatttcaacctgttgaagtcatgaatgaaagtgcagactgagagtggatcacatgatgtttgaggtgtgtcatgtgacatgttcagtattgtcacacatgtctagattgtccctgatatcataactgctcaaacactgatgattatatttgaagaattattcctgatggcagcaaagtttgaatggagctctctgtctgtgctgatttgtcgccctctggaggtcaaagcacaaacctacagggcagctggggaacagcagggatctgaaatcatacgaGATGTTAGTGAGAAGTTagaacaaacggacttaagatggctcgaagtgatcaaagttgatctaaaacagaagataaatccaaagcagcatcagatgaatgttaccatttccagttacggtgcccttcatctaatatggaaatgtgttgtttttttttagccgtgttgttgttcttcctattgtgtttaggccagagatgctcttcaaacagctgacagacatgaccacattacaagaacatggtgtgagtccgatttgatattccagtcaacgctgagagaccttaaccaggaagtcagaggtcagctgat includes the following:
- the LOC112431828 gene encoding uncharacterized protein LOC112431828, translating into MSEDSHSHYRLDPSDRLNGLGQRRKRPKKARDALQTADRHDHITRTWCESDLIFQSTLRDLNQEVRGQLMLRAGSEPRERSTLLNLKENMLTDRESVAVR